Proteins co-encoded in one Oceanotoga teriensis genomic window:
- a CDS encoding M50 family metallopeptidase, with amino-acid sequence MIMTLIWFMIILTLIVVAHELGHYLFARMFNTKVEEFAVGFGPKLFNIKGKNTTFRFNSIPLGGYVRLAGEDIESPEYDENDKTLYLNKKPWQKFLISFAGPLFSFLLGLIIIIIIGIGYGFPKVGIAQVQENSPAYISGLQENDTILKINGDYIFDPSILAIELRNNKPINLTVDRNGILKDLKVSPVLSEKQSLIYLYDYEIKESNKIENDLKINDSANFYNILNKMEKNDLTKISYKNSIYSGFISNYMINDQKPVIGITFNLFSNKIMKDVDIFQKNDLIVGINEKNINNGTQLISTIQTLNIPENTILITTYGNQIQEINRSSKNDLLLKISRNNEIIELNMTKEELFNYLSIPGFIDNSERLHPTLSQIIPMSFSWAKSLIESVIQVFSQLFTGQTSTDELSGPVGIVNIVGQASKAGLESILNLIALITINLGVFNLLPLPALDGGRIVFSLYEIITRKRVNPKIEGIIHFIGFILLMGFAIYVTFNDISRIIK; translated from the coding sequence ATGAACTCGGACATTATTTATTTGCAAGAATGTTTAATACCAAAGTAGAAGAATTTGCTGTTGGATTTGGTCCAAAACTCTTTAATATAAAAGGGAAAAATACCACTTTTAGATTTAATTCAATACCACTTGGTGGATATGTGAGACTTGCTGGAGAAGATATTGAAAGCCCTGAATATGATGAAAATGATAAAACTTTGTATTTAAATAAAAAACCTTGGCAAAAATTCTTGATATCTTTTGCAGGTCCTTTATTTTCATTCTTACTTGGACTTATAATTATTATTATAATAGGTATTGGATATGGATTTCCAAAAGTTGGAATAGCACAAGTTCAAGAAAATTCGCCAGCTTATATTTCAGGATTACAAGAAAATGATACTATTTTAAAAATAAATGGTGATTATATTTTTGATCCTTCAATTCTTGCAATAGAATTGAGAAATAATAAACCAATAAATTTAACTGTAGATAGAAATGGAATATTAAAGGATTTAAAAGTTTCTCCTGTATTATCAGAAAAACAGAGTTTAATATATTTATATGATTATGAAATAAAAGAATCAAATAAAATTGAAAATGATTTAAAAATAAATGATTCTGCAAATTTTTATAATATTTTAAATAAAATGGAAAAAAATGATTTAACAAAAATTTCTTATAAAAACTCTATATATTCTGGATTTATTTCAAATTATATGATAAATGATCAAAAACCAGTAATAGGTATAACCTTTAATTTATTTTCAAATAAAATAATGAAAGATGTAGATATTTTTCAAAAAAATGACTTAATAGTGGGAATAAACGAAAAAAATATAAATAATGGAACACAATTAATAAGTACAATTCAAACACTAAATATACCAGAAAACACTATATTAATTACGACATATGGAAATCAAATACAAGAAATAAATAGAAGTTCTAAAAATGATTTATTATTAAAAATATCTAGAAATAATGAAATAATAGAGTTAAATATGACTAAAGAAGAATTATTTAATTATTTATCAATTCCGGGATTTATAGATAATTCAGAAAGATTACATCCAACATTAAGTCAAATAATTCCTATGTCATTTAGTTGGGCAAAATCTCTTATAGAATCTGTTATACAGGTATTTTCTCAACTCTTTACCGGTCAAACTTCTACAGATGAATTATCTGGACCTGTTGGAATAGTTAATATAGTTGGTCAAGCTTCTAAAGCAGGTTTAGAATCCATACTGAATTTAATAGCTTTAATAACTATAAATCTAGGGGTATTTAATTTATTACCTTTGCCAGCTTTAGATGGAGGAAGAATAGTTTTTTCATTATATGAAATAATAACAAGAAAAAGAGTTAATCCAAAAATTGAAGGTATTATTCATTTCATAGGATTTATACTATTGATGGGATTTGCAATATATGTAACTTTCAATGATATCTCAAGAATAATAAAATAA